The Vibrio echinoideorum genome includes a region encoding these proteins:
- a CDS encoding porin, producing the protein MKKSILSAVILTALTSGSAFAAHTFTNDAGDSLTLDGRFDVRYQDKGGDHNGEWNSGSSRFGLKGQMGLDNDWTGFGHAEWGYNSGANGDNIYDRLLYAGVEHDKYGKIAAGTKQWSTFYDVAWFTDMGRVFGSRGSGYYNLSDWGIASGTGRAENSITYRNNINDNWKYGFTYQTTREDVGLADGLTATLKNGMGASTLYTITDGLTIGLAYHQNEFDDVDAGVQNIKDGDTQRIGLLGVNYTNNGLFVGFTYSQGSNWETTSKAEFYDHRGAEFFTYYHFENGLRPTFNVNYLTDTDDNANGYDRQLIIPGLEYHFKKNKFLVWTEYQFDNGNDKSVGNHYENSDDQFAAGIRYYF; encoded by the coding sequence ATGAAAAAGTCGATTCTTTCAGCAGTGATCCTGACGGCGCTTACGTCGGGTTCTGCTTTTGCTGCACATACTTTTACCAATGACGCAGGCGATAGCCTCACTCTAGATGGCCGTTTTGACGTTCGTTACCAAGATAAAGGTGGCGATCATAATGGCGAATGGAACAGCGGTAGTTCTCGTTTCGGCCTTAAAGGTCAAATGGGGTTAGACAACGACTGGACTGGCTTTGGCCATGCCGAATGGGGTTACAACTCAGGTGCTAACGGCGACAATATTTACGACCGACTTCTATACGCAGGTGTAGAGCACGACAAATACGGCAAGATCGCTGCGGGTACTAAACAGTGGTCTACCTTCTACGATGTAGCTTGGTTTACCGATATGGGTCGTGTGTTTGGTTCACGTGGTTCTGGTTACTACAACCTTTCTGACTGGGGTATTGCTTCTGGTACAGGCCGCGCGGAAAACTCGATCACTTACCGCAACAACATCAACGATAACTGGAAATACGGCTTCACTTATCAGACAACTCGTGAAGATGTTGGCCTTGCTGACGGTTTAACCGCAACACTGAAAAACGGTATGGGCGCTTCAACGCTTTACACCATCACTGACGGCCTAACCATTGGTTTAGCTTACCATCAGAATGAATTTGACGATGTCGATGCTGGCGTTCAAAACATCAAAGATGGCGATACACAACGTATTGGTTTATTGGGTGTGAACTACACCAATAATGGCCTATTCGTTGGTTTCACCTACAGCCAAGGTTCAAATTGGGAAACCACCAGCAAAGCCGAATTTTACGACCACCGTGGTGCTGAATTCTTCACTTACTACCACTTTGAAAACGGTCTGCGTCCAACCTTTAACGTTAACTACTTAACGGACACAGACGACAACGCTAATGGCTACGATCGTCAGTTGATTATCCCTGGTCTTGAATACCACTTTAAGAAGAACAAGTTCTTAGTATGGACTGAATACCAATTCGATAATGGTAACGACAAGTCCGTAGGTAACCATTACGAAAACAGCGATGACCAATTCGCTGCGGGTATTCGTTACTACTTCTAA
- a CDS encoding LacI family DNA-binding transcriptional regulator: MSSPKHSTASKPTVTSKDVAKLAGVSQSTVSRVFVPGSSVSEKTKQKVFDAAKSLNYRPNAFARSLTTNESKLIGLVFPDADYPIHMKTLQLISTELQKQGYSAVLIPWQVDGNDNHSIPNIFQYRVDGVIAASATFNKSLYEECEEFDIPIVQFARVVEGTKSSHVVSDNYAAGQFAAQHFHKLGIKSATYLTGNVPTFTNGERQVGFCTEFEDLTGKQARVIEADYDYLDSLEIIRAMFKEASHPEAIFCATDNLAMAVMDVARLEFELRIPEDLQVIGFDDIPQTQWLNYQLTTFKQDFRRLARESVKIVVSQIQEQDTSLVKLMVPVQFVERNTTLKAK; the protein is encoded by the coding sequence ATGAGCTCTCCAAAACACTCCACGGCGTCAAAGCCAACCGTCACCTCTAAAGATGTCGCTAAGCTTGCTGGCGTTTCTCAATCAACTGTATCTCGCGTATTTGTACCGGGCAGTTCAGTGTCTGAAAAGACCAAGCAGAAAGTGTTCGATGCAGCAAAATCGTTGAATTATCGTCCCAATGCCTTTGCCCGCAGTCTGACGACAAATGAATCCAAATTGATTGGCTTAGTTTTCCCAGATGCCGACTACCCTATTCACATGAAAACACTGCAGCTTATCTCTACTGAGCTACAAAAACAGGGGTACTCTGCGGTATTGATTCCTTGGCAAGTTGATGGAAACGATAACCACTCTATTCCTAACATCTTCCAGTACCGTGTTGATGGCGTGATTGCCGCTTCTGCGACCTTTAATAAGTCGCTTTATGAAGAGTGTGAAGAGTTCGACATCCCTATCGTTCAGTTCGCGCGTGTTGTTGAAGGGACTAAGAGTAGCCATGTGGTGAGCGACAACTACGCTGCAGGTCAATTTGCTGCTCAGCACTTTCATAAACTTGGTATCAAGTCAGCCACTTACCTCACAGGTAACGTCCCGACATTTACCAATGGCGAGCGCCAAGTGGGTTTCTGCACAGAATTTGAAGACTTAACTGGCAAACAGGCTCGCGTGATTGAAGCTGACTACGATTACCTTGATTCACTCGAGATCATCAGAGCCATGTTCAAAGAAGCTTCTCATCCTGAAGCCATATTTTGTGCGACGGACAATCTCGCTATGGCAGTGATGGACGTGGCTCGTTTAGAGTTCGAGCTCCGTATCCCAGAAGATCTGCAAGTGATTGGGTTTGATGACATCCCACAAACTCAGTGGCTGAACTACCAATTGACCACTTTCAAGCAGGATTTCCGACGCCTTGCACGTGAGTCCGTGAAGATTGTCGTTAGCCAGATTCAAGAGCAAGACACCAGCTTAGTGAAATTAATGGTGCCGGTTCAATTTGTAGAACGTAACACTACGTTGAAAGCAAAATAG
- a CDS encoding arylsulfatase, producing the protein MKGIFHLLTLSVLSSFSLSAWSAQEQPNIFVIFTDDIGISNLSAYHNGVMSSETPNIDSIAEKGMLLTDYYAQPSCTAGRSAFLTGQLPVRTGMHSVGLPGGPVGLSADTPTLPEMLKTMGYVTGQFGKNHLGDRDEFLPTMHGFDEYWGWLYHLNAMEYTEDPDWPKDGSLDAFAPRNVIYAKSDGKGGQTIEDDGALSIERMRTLDDEVNKHAINFIERAVEADKPFFTWYCPSRGHVWTHLSPEYEAMLGQNGWGLQEVVMKDLDDHVGEMMAKMEELGIADNTIIIFTADNGPEIMTWPDGGMTPFHGEKGTTWEGGVRAPALVSWPGKIPAGSVGNGIFDGMDWLPTLVAAAGGPTDLKEKMLKGHDGFKAHLDGYNQVDMLTEKGESNRKEIYYYERDKLQAVRIGDWKAHFVVQNHGWSGPKEELNAPLLFNLRRDPYERAAEESGMYLKWMGQKMWAFGPAQAAVQQHLATFQEWPPVTPDLPAEKTGGVGN; encoded by the coding sequence ATGAAAGGGATTTTTCACCTTCTTACCTTGAGCGTGTTGAGTAGCTTTTCGCTATCGGCATGGTCGGCACAAGAACAACCTAATATCTTCGTCATTTTCACCGATGATATTGGCATCTCAAACCTGAGCGCTTATCACAATGGCGTGATGAGTAGCGAAACACCAAACATCGATAGTATTGCTGAGAAGGGAATGCTTCTGACAGACTACTATGCGCAGCCATCTTGTACCGCGGGTCGTTCTGCTTTCTTAACCGGGCAATTACCAGTTAGAACCGGAATGCACTCTGTTGGGTTACCTGGTGGTCCCGTTGGTTTAAGTGCGGATACGCCAACGCTTCCAGAGATGCTCAAAACGATGGGGTATGTGACTGGGCAATTTGGTAAAAACCACCTTGGTGATAGAGATGAATTCTTACCGACAATGCACGGTTTTGATGAGTATTGGGGTTGGTTGTATCACTTGAATGCGATGGAATATACCGAAGATCCAGATTGGCCAAAAGATGGCTCTTTGGATGCCTTTGCACCTCGTAATGTTATTTACGCGAAATCAGATGGCAAAGGTGGCCAAACGATCGAAGACGATGGTGCATTGTCGATTGAGCGTATGCGTACACTCGACGATGAAGTAAATAAGCATGCTATCAATTTCATTGAACGAGCCGTAGAAGCGGATAAACCATTCTTTACTTGGTACTGCCCATCTCGTGGCCATGTATGGACGCATCTTTCTCCTGAATATGAAGCGATGCTTGGCCAAAACGGTTGGGGGCTGCAAGAAGTGGTCATGAAAGATCTTGATGACCACGTCGGGGAAATGATGGCGAAAATGGAAGAGTTAGGCATCGCCGATAACACCATTATCATTTTCACTGCAGACAACGGCCCTGAGATCATGACTTGGCCTGATGGCGGCATGACGCCTTTCCATGGTGAAAAAGGTACCACTTGGGAAGGTGGCGTAAGAGCGCCTGCATTGGTGAGTTGGCCGGGTAAAATCCCTGCGGGTAGCGTAGGCAATGGCATCTTTGATGGTATGGACTGGTTACCCACTCTGGTCGCTGCGGCTGGTGGTCCAACGGATCTAAAAGAGAAAATGCTGAAAGGTCACGATGGCTTTAAAGCGCACCTTGATGGTTACAACCAAGTGGACATGCTAACAGAGAAAGGCGAGTCTAATCGTAAAGAGATCTACTACTACGAACGAGACAAGCTACAAGCGGTTCGTATTGGCGATTGGAAGGCGCACTTTGTGGTCCAAAATCATGGCTGGAGTGGTCCGAAAGAGGAGCTAAACGCACCGTTACTCTTTAACTTGCGTCGTGACCCGTATGAGCGAGCGGCAGAAGAGTCGGGCATGTACTTGAAGTGGATGGGGCAAAAAATGTGGGCATTTGGTCCTGCACAAGCTGCTGTCCAACAACATCTAGCAACCTTCCAAGAGTGGCCCCCAGTGACACCAGATTTACCAGCTGAGAAAACAGGTGGTGTGGGTAACTAA
- a CDS encoding DUF4345 domain-containing protein codes for MKLQSVFLLVAVLGLTPIALSYGYAPVISMDYLFGIDASSINVTHIFRAVMGLYLALALFWVSGALIKKYRLPALYSLVVFMLGLAAGRVISLVLDGMPHWLLFVYLILELGFGLVGIKMIHKEQSETI; via the coding sequence ATGAAGCTACAAAGTGTTTTCTTGTTGGTAGCGGTTTTAGGCTTAACGCCTATTGCGTTGTCTTACGGCTACGCCCCCGTTATTTCTATGGATTATCTTTTCGGAATTGATGCTAGTTCTATCAACGTGACTCATATTTTTCGAGCCGTGATGGGGCTGTATTTAGCACTGGCTTTATTTTGGGTTAGTGGCGCATTGATAAAAAAGTATCGACTGCCAGCGCTTTATAGTTTGGTGGTTTTTATGTTGGGTTTGGCTGCAGGCCGAGTGATTAGTTTAGTCTTAGATGGAATGCCGCACTGGCTGCTTTTTGTCTATCTAATTTTAGAGCTTGGCTTTGGTTTGGTCGGAATAAAAATGATTCACAAAGAACAATCTGAAACAATATAA